In the genome of Triticum urartu cultivar G1812 chromosome 5, Tu2.1, whole genome shotgun sequence, one region contains:
- the LOC125507861 gene encoding homocysteine S-methyltransferase 3-like translates to MVVKSGGGGGAEEGAAGAAVRRWVEAGGGRLVLDGGLATELEAHGADLNDPLWSAKCILSSPHLIRKVHLDYIEAGANIIITASYQATIQGFESKGFSKEQGENLLTKSVEIAHEAREMFLKQHPDQSTALRPILVAASIGSYGAYLADGSEYSGDYGEAGTLEFLKDFHRRRLQVLAEARPDLIAFETIPNKLEAQAYVELLEECNINIPSWFSFNSKDGVNVVSGDSLIECAKIANECAKVGAVGINCTPPRFIHSLILSIRKVTDKPILIYPNSGERYDAEKKEWVECTGVSDGDFVSYVGEWCKDGAALIGGCCRTTPNTIRAITRSLNQYYPAA, encoded by the exons ATGGTGGTGAAgagcggaggaggaggcggcgcggaggagggggCCGCGGGCGCGGCGGTGCGGCGGTGGGTGGAGGCCGGCGGCGGGAGGCTGGTACTGGACGGCGGGCTGGCCACGGAGCTCGAGGCCCACGGCGCCGACCTCAACGACCCGCTCTGGAGCGCCAAGTGCATCCTCTCCTCCCCGCACCTCATCCGCAAg GTCCACTTAGACTACATAGAAGCAGGTGCAAACATTATAATTACTGCATCTTATCAG GCTACCATTCAAGGGTTTGAGTCCAAGGGATTTTCGAAAGAACAAGGTGAAAATTTACTAACAAAGAGTGTTGAGATTGCACATGAAGCACGTGAGATGTTTCTGAAGCAACATCCAGATCAATCCACTGCCTTGCGTCCTATTCTGGTTGCTGCTTCCATAGGAAGTTATGGGGCTTATCTTGCTGATGGCTCTGAGTACAG TGGGGATTACGGTGAAGCTGGGACACTAGAATTCCTGAAAGATTTTCATCGGCGGAGACTTCAGGTTCTTGCAGAAGCACGTCCTGATTTGATTGCTTTTGAAACAATCCCTAACAAATTGGAAGCTCAG GCATATGTTGAACTTCTTGAGGAATGCAACATAAATATCCCTTCATGGTTTTCCTTCAACTCAAAAGATGGAGTTAATGTTGTGAGTGGAGACTCATTAATCGAATGTGCTAAAATTGCTAATGAATGTGCAAAGGTTGGTGCAGTTGGCATAAACTGCACACCTCCAAGATTTATTCATAGCTTGATACTCTCCATTCGGAAG GTCACAGACAAGCCAATTCTGATATACCCCAACAGTGGAGAAAGATACGATGCTGAGAAAAAGGAGTGGGTG GAATGCACTGGTGTGTCAGACGGCGATTTCGTTTCTTATGTAGGTGAGTGGTGCAAAGATGGGGCTGCCCTTATTGGGGGCTGCTGCAGGACAACTCCAAACACCATCAGGGCAATAACTAGATCCCTTAACCAATACTACCCGGCGGCATAG
- the LOC125555629 gene encoding CBS domain-containing protein CBSX3, mitochondrial-like has translation MQGIAKALSQHGKQLRLAVLQHMNKGIFSWATLISRIQSESPAVIIPHMGLENITVREILRAKGEAQSRAVYWCSTSHLVHEAVKHMTANNVGSLVVLKSGDDKQLAGIVTERDFARKILLPGRPSEETRVEDIMTEENKLITVSSNTNILRAMELMTDEHIRHVPVFDEKVVGMISIGDVVRAIVDQQHQEVKQLKKYITGDYY, from the exons ATGCAGGGAATCGCCAAGGCGCTGAGCCAGCACGGGAAGCAGCTGAGGCTCGCCGTGCTGCAGCACATGAACAAGGGGATCTTCTCCTGGGCCACCCTCATCTCGCGCATTCAGAGCGAGTCCCCGGCCGTGATCATCCCTCACATGGGGCTGGAGAACATCACCGTCCGGGAGATCCTGAGGGCCAAAGGGGAGGCCCAGTCGAGGGCGGTCTACTGGTGCAGCACCAGCCATCTGGTGCATGAGGCCGTCAAGCAC ATGACGGCCAATAATGTCGGGTCTCTAGTCGTGCTCAAGTCAGGGGACGACAAGCAGCTCGCAGGGATTGTAACTGAAAGAG ATTTCGCTCGGAAGATCCTCTTACCCGGGCGACCCTCAGAGGAAACAAGAGTTGAAGATATCATGACAGAAGAG AACAAGTTAATCACCGTGTCCAGCAATACCAATATTCTGCGTGCAATGGAGCTAATGACAG ACGAGCACATTCGACATGTCCCAGTTTTTGACGAGAAGGTAGTTGGTATGATCTCCATTGGTGATGTGGTCAGAGCAATCGTGGACCAACAGCACCAAGAAGTGAAACAACTGAAGAAGTACATCACAGGGGATTATTATTAG